The genomic region ACATCACAGCGTGAAAGCGCATCGAAAATCCGCTCCATTGCCAACGGCATTTCATGAAACCAGACAACATGCGGTCGCAGTCGTGACGGTAGATGGCAGCACTCACAACGGAGTTCGGTACTCAGGTCGATGCGACACTCAAAAATGCGGCCGCTGACAGCGCAACGCATCTTCAATAATTCACCATGCATATGGATTAACTTGCGACTTCCAGCTCGCTCATGCAGGTCGTCGATGTTCTGCGTGACCAACAAAAAATCACCGGCAAATTGCCGTTCAAAATCAGCCAGCGCCTGATGCGCCTTGTTCGGTTGAATGGCATCGGATAAAAGTTGTTGGCGGCGCCTATTGTAAAAGTGATGCACCAGCGCCGGGTTGCGACGAAAGCCTTCCGGCGTTGCGACATCGTCGACGCGATGGTCTTCCCAAAGTCCATCGGAAGCACGAAAGGTTTTGATGCCGGACTCAGCCGAAATCCCGGCGCCGGTCAGGACAACAATCGAACGAGCTCCGTCAAGACTCAACATCATCGTTTACCGCAGATCACCATGCAGGGCTTGCAAGCAGGCAAGAGCGGTCAACGCTGCCGTTTCGGTACGCAGAATCCGCGGCCCCATACGCACCCCAATAAACTGTGCCGCGCTGGCCTGATACAAGTCCAGATCGCCAAGGCCGCCTTCCGGGCCAATCAGCAACGTGACATCGCCATGCAATTTCAACTCACCAAAACCTTGTTCGGCATCTGGCTGTAAGGTAAAGCGATGCGCAGTACTGACATCTGCCAACACCAAATCCAGTTTGCGCACTGGATGCACGGTCGGCACGCGATTGCGTCCGCATTGCTCGCAGGCACTGTGGACAATGGCCTGCCAGTGCTCCTGCTTTTTCTGCCAGCGTTGTTCGTCGAGCTGCACGCCGCAGCGTTCGGTGATCACCGGATGGATATCGCCGACACCAAGCTCTACGGCTTTCTGAATCGTAATCTCCATGCGATCACCGCGCGACACGCCCTGAATCAGCGTAATCGACAATGGCGACTCGCGATGCTGTTCCGACATCTGGTGAATATCGACGCCGACATCACGCTTGTCGACATGGCTGATGGTCGCGTCGTAGGCATGGCCATCGCCGTTGAATAACTGCACCGCGTCGCCGACGCGCATGCGTAACACTCTTGCCACATGATTGGCGGCATTTTCCGGCAAACTGAGCTTGCGCCCGGTCTGCAATGGCAAGTCAACATATAAACGGGTGATGCGCATGCGGTTCCTGTATGCGTGGAGGTTGTTTGACCAAAGGGTGTCATGCTGCATAGGATAGCGGCTTACGGAGATAAGCTAAACCAACGAGGAGCGCCCATGCGCCTGTCCGTGCCTTTGGAGACCCATCCGCTGGAATCACGGGTCGCCGCCACCCCTGAAACGATCAAAAAATATATTCAGGCGGGTCATCAGGTGGTTGTGCAACACAACGCCGGCTTAAAAGCCGGGGTGACTGACGAGGCTTACACCGCCGTTGGCGCAAGCATTGTCGATAGCGCCGATGCCGCGTTCGATGCCGAGCTGGTGCTGAAAGTGCGGGCGCCGAATGCCGATGAAATCAAGTTGCTGCGCAAAGGGTCCAGTATCGTTGCCTGCTTCAATCCCTATCGCAATGAC from Permianibacter aggregans harbors:
- the cobB gene encoding Sir2 family NAD+-dependent deacetylase, with amino-acid sequence MMLSLDGARSIVVLTGAGISAESGIKTFRASDGLWEDHRVDDVATPEGFRRNPALVHHFYNRRRQQLLSDAIQPNKAHQALADFERQFAGDFLLVTQNIDDLHERAGSRKLIHMHGELLKMRCAVSGRIFECRIDLSTELRCECCHLPSRLRPHVVWFHEMPLAMERIFDALSRCDVFVSIGTSGNVYPAAGFVEVANQAGAKTIELNLEPSLTRNAFQYAEHGLATELVPKLFRI
- a CDS encoding 16S rRNA (uracil(1498)-N(3))-methyltransferase → MRITRLYVDLPLQTGRKLSLPENAANHVARVLRMRVGDAVQLFNGDGHAYDATISHVDKRDVGVDIHQMSEQHRESPLSITLIQGVSRGDRMEITIQKAVELGVGDIHPVITERCGVQLDEQRWQKKQEHWQAIVHSACEQCGRNRVPTVHPVRKLDLVLADVSTAHRFTLQPDAEQGFGELKLHGDVTLLIGPEGGLGDLDLYQASAAQFIGVRMGPRILRTETAALTALACLQALHGDLR